One window from the genome of Erwinia sorbitola encodes:
- a CDS encoding efflux RND transporter periplasmic adaptor subunit: MNLSSLKYFTTIIFFAVALCAGWWLWNFYMQAPWTRDGKVRAELVNITPQVAGRIVGLDVEDNQFVKKGTLLFTLDDEPYRIAVLNAEAQLAKAQSDLVKAQHEAHRRQSLPRNVISEEDLDVANLTVKAMVATAKASQAELDRARWNLSQTKVYAPTDGWINNLETRVGNYASTGSPLFVLVDSHSFYIMGYFEETKLRHIHTGAAANIVLYSNNQPLTGVVESIGRAIYDQSIESDSGLVPDIKPNIPWVRLAQRVPIRIRLTNTPPNLLLVAGTTCTISVEQ, from the coding sequence ATGAATCTGAGTTCACTTAAGTACTTCACCACAATAATTTTCTTTGCGGTGGCACTCTGTGCCGGCTGGTGGTTATGGAACTTTTATATGCAGGCCCCCTGGACGCGTGATGGGAAAGTCAGGGCTGAACTGGTTAATATTACCCCTCAGGTCGCCGGGCGTATCGTAGGGCTGGATGTGGAAGATAACCAGTTTGTGAAGAAAGGCACCCTGCTGTTTACCCTTGATGATGAGCCTTATCGCATCGCGGTGTTGAATGCCGAAGCTCAGTTGGCAAAAGCGCAGTCAGACCTTGTCAAAGCACAACATGAGGCACATCGTCGTCAGAGTCTGCCGCGCAACGTCATTTCAGAAGAAGATCTTGATGTAGCTAATCTGACTGTTAAGGCCATGGTCGCCACCGCCAAAGCATCACAGGCTGAACTGGATCGCGCACGCTGGAACCTGTCGCAAACCAAGGTTTACGCCCCGACCGACGGCTGGATCAACAACCTTGAAACCCGCGTGGGTAACTATGCTTCAACCGGCTCGCCGCTGTTCGTGCTGGTAGACAGTCATTCGTTTTACATCATGGGTTATTTTGAAGAGACCAAACTGCGCCATATCCACACGGGTGCGGCGGCCAATATCGTCCTCTACAGTAATAACCAGCCGTTAACCGGTGTTGTGGAGAGTATCGGTCGCGCCATTTACGATCAGAGCATCGAATCTGACAGCGGTCTGGTACCCGATATTAAACCGAATATCCCCTGGGTGCGGCTGGCCCAGCGCGTGCCAATACGTATCCGCCTGACCAATACTCCACCCAATTTGCTGCTGGTCGCCGGAACCACCTGCACCATCTCCGTTGAACAATGA
- a CDS encoding DUF1656 domain-containing protein encodes MITSILPATSPITELVFGDSLFFPPLFKPVLLGFFFWLLLHPLLRDWMYSGEIWHPTLLDLSLFILCIAAALGLLIIR; translated from the coding sequence GTGATAACGTCAATTCTGCCTGCTACCAGCCCCATCACCGAACTGGTTTTCGGAGATTCGCTTTTTTTCCCACCGCTGTTCAAACCTGTTCTGCTGGGCTTTTTTTTCTGGCTGCTGCTTCACCCGTTGCTTCGTGACTGGATGTATTCGGGTGAGATCTGGCACCCCACTTTATTGGATCTTTCCCTGTTTATTCTCTGCATCGCGGCCGCTTTGGGGCTGCTGATCATCAGGTAA
- the slyA gene encoding transcriptional regulator SlyA: protein MDTTLGTDLSRLVRIWRALIDQRLKPLELTQTHWVTLHNIHQLPPEQSQIQLAKAIGIEQPSLVRTLDQLEEKGLITRSTCASDRRAKRISLTEQAAPIITQVEHVIEATRDDILAGISQPEIDKMVTLIARLEKNILELHGKDE from the coding sequence TTGGATACAACTCTGGGAACAGACCTGTCAAGGCTGGTGCGCATCTGGCGCGCATTAATTGATCAACGATTAAAACCGCTGGAGCTGACGCAGACCCACTGGGTGACGTTACACAACATCCATCAGCTTCCGCCGGAGCAATCGCAAATCCAGCTGGCAAAAGCCATTGGTATTGAACAGCCTTCCCTGGTGCGGACACTCGACCAGCTGGAAGAGAAAGGGTTAATTACACGCAGTACCTGCGCCAGCGATCGCCGGGCCAAGCGTATCAGCCTTACTGAGCAGGCCGCGCCGATTATTACTCAGGTTGAGCATGTTATTGAGGCCACCCGTGATGATATCCTGGCGGGGATTTCGCAGCCTGAGATCGACAAAATGGTCACGCTGATTGCCAGGCTGGAAAAAAACATTCTTGAGCTTCACGGAAAAGACGAATAA
- a CDS encoding outer membrane lipoprotein: protein MMMRLLIVALAGITLAGCVNDNTLSGDVYSASEAKQIQTVTYGTLVAVRPVQIQGGDDTNVIGAIGGAVLGGFLGNSVGGGTGRKLATAAGAVAGGVAGQSVQGAMNKSQGVELEIRKDDGNTIIVVQKQAASRYSVGQRVAMAANGSQVTVSPR, encoded by the coding sequence ATGATGATGCGTTTATTAATCGTGGCGCTTGCCGGGATAACGCTGGCTGGCTGTGTAAATGATAATACGCTGTCCGGTGATGTTTACAGCGCCTCTGAGGCCAAGCAGATCCAGACAGTCACCTACGGTACGCTGGTCGCTGTTCGTCCCGTTCAGATTCAGGGTGGCGATGACACCAACGTGATCGGTGCAATTGGTGGTGCGGTATTGGGTGGCTTCCTTGGGAACTCCGTTGGCGGCGGTACCGGACGTAAGCTGGCAACCGCAGCAGGTGCGGTAGCAGGCGGTGTTGCCGGTCAGAGCGTTCAGGGCGCCATGAACAAAAGTCAGGGCGTAGAGCTGGAAATCCGCAAAGATGATGGCAACACTATCATCGTGGTTCAGAAACAGGCGGCAAGCCGCTACTCTGTTGGTCAGCGCGTGGCAATGGCCGCAAACGGCAGCCAGGTAACAGTTTCCCCACGCTAA
- the anmK gene encoding anhydro-N-acetylmuramic acid kinase, with the protein MKSGRFIGVMSGTSLDGIDVVMAVIDEQMVAQQASYSHPIPQELRQQILAICQGQSLTLSQLGQLDTRLGRLFAEAVQALLKQQGLSGEDITAIGCHGQTVWHEPQGDAPNTLQIGDNNQIAAATGITVVGDFRRRDMALGGQGAPLVPAFHHAVLMHPGERRMVLNIGGIANLSLLLPGQKLRGFDTGPGNMLLDAWIWRQQGKPYDKDGAWGAGGSVVWPLLQQMLNDPYFSLSAPKSTGREYFNLSWLEQQLSSFPGLPAQDVQATLVELTATTIAQQVLLSGGCDRLLVCGGGGHNPQLMARLAAQLAGTEVTSTDKAGISGDDMEALAFAWLAWCTLSGLPGNLPSVTGAREASVIGAIFPANRPFR; encoded by the coding sequence ATGAAATCAGGGCGATTTATTGGCGTTATGTCCGGCACCAGCCTCGACGGCATTGACGTGGTGATGGCAGTAATTGATGAACAGATGGTAGCCCAGCAGGCCAGTTACAGTCATCCGATCCCCCAGGAGCTGCGTCAGCAAATTCTGGCGATCTGTCAGGGCCAGTCGCTGACGCTGTCGCAGTTAGGGCAACTGGACACCCGCTTAGGTCGGCTGTTTGCTGAAGCCGTTCAGGCGTTACTGAAACAGCAGGGGCTGTCAGGCGAAGATATTACCGCCATTGGCTGCCACGGACAGACCGTGTGGCATGAGCCGCAGGGGGATGCGCCGAATACGCTGCAAATTGGTGACAATAACCAGATTGCAGCCGCGACCGGCATCACCGTCGTGGGCGACTTCCGGCGGCGTGATATGGCGCTGGGCGGGCAGGGCGCTCCGCTGGTTCCGGCTTTTCATCATGCGGTATTAATGCATCCCGGCGAGCGCCGTATGGTGCTGAACATCGGTGGTATTGCGAACCTCTCACTGCTACTGCCTGGGCAGAAGCTGCGCGGATTTGATACCGGCCCCGGGAATATGCTGCTGGATGCCTGGATCTGGCGTCAGCAGGGCAAACCCTATGATAAAGACGGAGCATGGGGAGCCGGAGGCAGCGTGGTCTGGCCGCTGTTGCAACAGATGCTCAACGATCCCTATTTTTCCCTCAGCGCGCCGAAAAGCACCGGGCGTGAATATTTCAACCTCAGCTGGCTGGAGCAGCAGCTCTCATCCTTCCCGGGCTTACCTGCGCAGGATGTCCAGGCAACGCTGGTGGAGCTGACCGCCACCACAATTGCGCAGCAGGTTTTACTCAGTGGAGGCTGCGATCGTCTGCTGGTGTGCGGCGGCGGCGGCCATAACCCACAGCTCATGGCGCGTCTGGCGGCACAGCTGGCGGGAACGGAGGTGACGAGCACCGACAAGGCGGGTATCAGCGGAGATGATATGGAAGCGCTGGCTTTTGCGTGGCTGGCATGGTGCACACTCAGCGGGTTACCGGGTAATTTACCGTCCGTTACCGGCGCACGCGAAGCCAGTGTGATAGGCGCTATATTCCCGGCAAATCGGCCTTTTCGCTGA
- a CDS encoding MliC family protein produces MKKWYTAAMLVALSGCSYFQTATQEQTRTLHYTCGTLPLTVKLDNSKGEVSLILDGQQLVLKEQPAASGTRYADDHYAFWSKGDSAFIERNDKIIINDCHLQEPAS; encoded by the coding sequence ATGAAAAAGTGGTACACCGCCGCTATGCTGGTGGCATTGTCAGGATGCAGCTATTTTCAGACCGCCACGCAGGAGCAGACCAGAACGTTGCATTATACCTGTGGCACGCTGCCTTTAACGGTCAAACTGGATAACAGTAAAGGCGAAGTGAGTCTGATACTCGACGGACAACAGCTGGTGCTGAAAGAGCAGCCAGCGGCCTCGGGCACGCGCTATGCCGACGACCATTACGCCTTCTGGTCTAAGGGTGACAGTGCCTTTATTGAGCGTAATGACAAGATCATTATCAATGATTGCCACCTGCAAGAGCCAGCATCTTAA
- the pdxH gene encoding pyridoxamine 5'-phosphate oxidase yields MTDSDHLQQIAHLRREYTRGGLRRKDLPADPLALFEQWINQAVDAQLPDPTAMSVATVDERGQPYQRIVLLKHFDQRGLVFYTNLGSRKAQQLEQNPRISLLFPWHMLERQVMVLGSVERLSTLEVLKYFHSRPRDSQLGAWVSKQSSRISARGILEGKFLELKQKFQQGEIPLPSFWGGYRVKIDSMEFWQGGAHRLHDRFFYQREDDAWKIDRLAP; encoded by the coding sequence ATGACCGACAGCGACCATCTGCAACAAATTGCCCATCTGCGGCGTGAATACACTCGGGGCGGCCTGCGCCGTAAAGACCTGCCAGCTGACCCGTTAGCCCTTTTCGAACAGTGGATCAACCAGGCGGTGGACGCGCAGCTACCGGATCCAACCGCGATGAGCGTGGCGACGGTTGATGAGCGCGGGCAGCCCTATCAGCGCATCGTACTGTTGAAGCATTTTGATCAGCGTGGCCTGGTATTTTACACCAACCTCGGCAGCCGCAAGGCGCAGCAGCTGGAACAAAATCCGCGTATCAGCCTGCTGTTCCCATGGCATATGCTTGAGCGCCAGGTGATGGTGCTGGGAAGCGTTGAGCGTCTCTCCACCCTCGAAGTTCTGAAGTATTTCCACAGTCGGCCACGTGACAGCCAGCTCGGGGCCTGGGTATCGAAACAGTCCAGCCGTATCTCGGCTCGCGGCATCCTTGAAGGTAAGTTCCTTGAACTGAAGCAGAAGTTCCAGCAGGGCGAAATCCCCTTGCCGAGTTTCTGGGGGGGTTACCGCGTAAAAATTGACTCAATGGAGTTCTGGCAGGGCGGTGCTCATCGCCTTCATGACCGTTTTTTCTACCAGCGTGAAGATGACGCGTGGAAAATCGACCGTCTGGCACCCTGA
- the tyrS gene encoding tyrosine--tRNA ligase, translating to MASSNLIKQLQERGLVAQVTDEDALAERLAQGPISLYCGFDPTADSLHLGHLVPLLCLKRFQDAGHKPVALVGGATGLIGDPSFKAAERKLNTSDTVSEWVEKIRHQVAPFLNFDSGDNSAIAANNYDWFGSMNVLTFLRDIGKHFSVNQMINKEAVKQRLNRDDQGISFTEFSYNLLQGYDFACLNERYGVALQIGGSDQWGNITSGIDLTRRLHQNQVFGLTVPLITKSDGTKFGKTEGGAVWLDAKKTSPYKFYQFWINTADSDVYRFLKFFTFLSIEEINALEEEDKNSGKAPRAQYVLAELVTRLVHGEEGLVAAQRITQSLFSGALSELTEQDLAQLAQDGMPGVELEKGLDLQQALVNTELAPSRGQARKLIDAKSISINGVLQTEAEYAFVDADRLFGKYTLLRRGKKNYSLISWK from the coding sequence ATGGCCAGCAGTAACCTGATCAAACAATTGCAAGAGCGGGGCCTTGTCGCCCAGGTAACGGATGAAGATGCGTTAGCAGAACGACTGGCACAGGGGCCAATCTCTCTCTATTGCGGCTTCGATCCTACCGCCGACAGCTTGCACTTGGGGCATCTGGTGCCGTTGCTCTGCCTGAAACGTTTTCAGGATGCCGGACATAAGCCAGTGGCTTTAGTCGGTGGCGCAACTGGCCTGATCGGCGACCCGAGCTTTAAAGCAGCGGAGCGCAAGCTGAACACCAGCGACACCGTGAGTGAGTGGGTTGAAAAAATTCGCCATCAGGTTGCTCCGTTCCTCAATTTCGACAGCGGCGACAATAGCGCTATTGCGGCCAATAACTATGACTGGTTTGGCAGCATGAACGTGCTGACCTTCCTGCGTGATATTGGCAAGCACTTCTCTGTTAACCAGATGATTAATAAAGAAGCGGTTAAGCAGCGCCTGAACCGTGACGATCAGGGGATCTCCTTTACCGAATTCTCTTATAACCTGTTGCAGGGTTACGACTTTGCCTGTCTGAACGAGCGCTACGGCGTAGCATTACAGATTGGCGGCTCCGATCAGTGGGGTAACATCACCTCAGGTATCGACCTCACCCGTCGTCTGCATCAGAATCAGGTGTTCGGTCTGACTGTGCCACTGATTACTAAATCTGACGGTACTAAATTCGGTAAAACTGAAGGCGGCGCAGTATGGCTGGATGCGAAAAAAACCAGTCCATATAAGTTCTACCAGTTCTGGATTAATACCGCAGATAGCGATGTTTATCGCTTCCTGAAGTTCTTCACTTTCCTGAGCATTGAAGAGATCAACGCGCTGGAAGAGGAAGATAAGAACAGCGGTAAAGCACCGCGCGCCCAGTATGTCCTGGCAGAGCTGGTAACTCGCCTGGTACATGGCGAAGAAGGCCTGGTAGCCGCACAGCGCATTACCCAGAGCCTGTTCTCGGGTGCACTGAGTGAATTGACTGAGCAGGATCTGGCGCAGCTGGCGCAGGACGGCATGCCAGGGGTAGAGCTGGAAAAGGGCCTGGATTTACAGCAGGCGCTGGTTAACACCGAGCTGGCTCCATCCCGTGGTCAGGCACGTAAACTGATTGATGCGAAATCCATCAGCATCAACGGTGTGCTGCAAACCGAGGCAGAATATGCCTTCGTTGATGCTGACCGCCTGTTTGGCAAATATACCCTGCTGCGCCGTGGCAAAAAGAACTACAGCTTAATCAGCTGGAAATAA
- the pdxY gene encoding pyridoxal kinase PdxY produces the protein MKNILSIQSHTVFGHAGNSAAEFPMRRLGANVWPLNTVQFSNHTQYGQWAGSVMPATHLTDIASGIAAIDRLKTCDAVLSGYLGSAEQGEAILEIVRMVKEANPKAWYFCDPVMGHPEKGCIVAPGVAEFHAKASLPASDIIAPNLLELEMLSGHQVTDVAQAVAAARELIAKGPKVVLVKHLARAGYRSDRFEMLLVTADEAWHIARPLVDFGVRQPVGVGDLTSGLLLVDLLHGLSLQQALEHVTAAVYEVMLKTHQMGEYELQLVAAQQAIAEPQQHFTAEKL, from the coding sequence ATGAAAAATATTCTCTCTATCCAGTCCCATACTGTTTTTGGTCATGCCGGAAACAGCGCAGCAGAATTCCCGATGCGGCGCCTTGGCGCAAACGTTTGGCCACTTAACACCGTTCAATTCTCAAACCATACGCAATATGGTCAATGGGCGGGTTCGGTAATGCCTGCCACGCATTTGACTGATATTGCCAGCGGTATTGCGGCCATTGACCGCCTGAAAACCTGCGATGCCGTGTTAAGCGGTTATCTCGGATCCGCCGAGCAGGGCGAAGCTATTCTTGAAATTGTTCGCATGGTTAAGGAAGCCAACCCGAAGGCATGGTACTTCTGTGATCCGGTAATGGGCCATCCGGAAAAGGGGTGCATCGTGGCCCCTGGCGTGGCTGAGTTTCACGCTAAAGCCTCGTTACCTGCCAGCGATATTATTGCGCCCAATTTGCTGGAGCTGGAGATGCTCAGTGGACATCAGGTTACCGATGTTGCCCAGGCAGTAGCGGCAGCACGTGAACTGATTGCTAAAGGGCCGAAGGTGGTGCTGGTTAAGCATCTTGCTCGTGCCGGTTACCGCAGTGACCGTTTCGAAATGCTGCTGGTCACCGCAGATGAAGCCTGGCATATTGCCCGCCCGCTGGTTGACTTTGGTGTGCGCCAGCCTGTAGGTGTTGGCGATCTGACCAGTGGACTCTTGCTGGTGGATCTGCTGCACGGGCTTTCTCTACAACAGGCGCTGGAACATGTCACCGCCGCCGTATACGAAGTTATGCTGAAAACCCATCAGATGGGCGAGTATGAGTTGCAGCTGGTCGCGGCACAGCAGGCTATTGCTGAACCACAACAGCATTTCACGGCTGAAAAACTGTAA
- the gstA gene encoding glutathione transferase GstA, which translates to MKLFCKPGACSLSPHIVLRESGLDFTLITVDTRTKKTEQGEDYLQINPKGQVPALQLNDGSVLTEGVAIVQYLADLKPDRQLLAPPGSLTRYHTLEWLNFIATELHKGFSPLFRPGTPEDYKTLSRELLEQKFQYVNAELKEKQWLMGLRFTVADAYLFTVTRWAHALKLNLAGLDALNEWFDRVAERPDVMEALKAEGLN; encoded by the coding sequence ATGAAGCTGTTCTGTAAACCTGGTGCCTGTTCACTGTCACCACATATTGTGCTGCGCGAAAGCGGCCTTGATTTCACGCTGATCACCGTGGATACCAGGACCAAAAAGACCGAGCAGGGTGAAGACTATTTGCAGATCAACCCTAAAGGGCAGGTTCCGGCCCTTCAGCTTAATGATGGTTCAGTGCTCACCGAAGGCGTGGCGATTGTGCAGTATCTTGCTGATTTGAAGCCTGACCGCCAGCTGCTGGCTCCCCCAGGCAGCCTGACACGCTACCACACCCTGGAGTGGCTGAATTTTATTGCCACGGAGCTGCATAAGGGTTTCAGCCCGCTGTTTCGACCGGGTACGCCGGAGGATTACAAGACGCTGAGTCGGGAGCTTCTGGAGCAGAAATTTCAGTATGTGAATGCCGAGCTGAAAGAGAAACAGTGGCTGATGGGCCTGCGCTTCACCGTGGCAGATGCTTATCTGTTCACCGTTACTCGCTGGGCGCACGCCCTGAAGCTAAACCTGGCCGGACTGGATGCACTTAACGAATGGTTTGATCGGGTGGCAGAGCGCCCTGACGTTATGGAAGCGCTCAAGGCTGAAGGTCTGAACTGA
- a CDS encoding LysR family transcriptional regulator, translated as MDKLDEMAVFVAVVQQGSLAAAARTLRRSPAAVTRALAALESRLAVSLIERTTRRLSPTSAGLALFERAKGLLEDYQQALAASAGNQLSGKIRLTAPVQFGRQHITPLVLTFLELYPDIQIDLMLSDSYQDLIEQGLDMAVRIGQLRDSSLIATEVGQVQRMLVASPGYLRRCGTPLTPAMLTGHHLIASAAPAAQREWRFGGEAHQERVRITPRFTVNEVEAQLIAARGNKGIARLLSYQVYDDLQRGTLCEVLAEFRPSAVPVQLVAQSVKYMPAKVRAFWDLARTSLPALDSLRGPNLSQVK; from the coding sequence ATGGATAAACTGGATGAAATGGCGGTTTTTGTGGCCGTGGTTCAGCAGGGCAGTCTGGCCGCTGCGGCACGTACGCTGCGACGCTCTCCGGCGGCCGTCACACGCGCGCTGGCCGCCCTTGAGAGCCGCCTGGCGGTAAGTCTGATAGAGCGCACCACCCGGCGACTGTCGCCCACCTCCGCCGGGCTGGCGCTGTTTGAGCGGGCAAAGGGGTTGCTGGAGGATTATCAACAGGCTTTAGCAGCCAGCGCGGGCAATCAGCTGAGTGGCAAAATTCGTCTGACGGCCCCGGTACAGTTCGGACGCCAGCATATCACCCCGCTGGTGCTGACTTTTCTTGAGCTTTATCCCGATATCCAGATTGATCTGATGCTCAGTGACAGTTATCAGGATCTGATCGAACAGGGGCTGGATATGGCGGTGCGTATTGGCCAGCTGCGTGACTCTTCGCTGATAGCGACTGAGGTTGGTCAGGTACAACGCATGCTGGTGGCCAGTCCGGGCTATCTCAGGCGCTGTGGCACGCCGCTCACGCCCGCGATGCTGACCGGGCATCATCTTATCGCCAGCGCAGCCCCCGCAGCACAGCGCGAGTGGCGTTTCGGCGGTGAAGCACACCAGGAGAGAGTCCGTATTACGCCGAGGTTCACGGTTAATGAAGTGGAGGCGCAGCTGATTGCGGCCCGGGGCAATAAAGGCATCGCCCGCCTGCTCTCCTATCAGGTTTATGATGACCTGCAACGAGGCACGCTATGCGAAGTGCTGGCGGAATTTCGGCCTTCAGCGGTGCCGGTGCAGCTGGTAGCACAGAGTGTAAAATATATGCCCGCCAAAGTTCGCGCATTCTGGGATCTGGCGCGCACATCCCTGCCTGCGCTTGACAGTTTAAGAGGGCCGAATTTGTCACAGGTTAAATAA
- a CDS encoding glutathione S-transferase family protein, translating to MSSLTLYGTALSGHVHRVKLLLTMLGLPYTWIEAGAEVRKSAEYRAFNPLAQIPVLVDDGIAISDSNAILIWLVKRYAPASGWLPQDLLEEVQVHQWLAKAAGEIRYGVASARLIKQFNAQENYDSAVQVAKKFLPTLEAHLSERLWLAGERATIADLACYAYVACAPEGGIRLEPYPAINSWLRRIAALPGFIPLPSLPLPAEV from the coding sequence ATGAGTTCATTAACACTGTACGGTACTGCGCTTTCCGGTCACGTTCACCGCGTAAAGTTACTTCTGACTATGCTGGGGCTTCCCTATACCTGGATAGAGGCGGGGGCTGAAGTGAGGAAGAGTGCGGAATATCGCGCATTTAATCCCCTCGCGCAAATACCGGTACTGGTCGACGATGGTATCGCTATCAGCGACAGCAACGCGATTCTTATCTGGCTGGTGAAACGCTATGCACCCGCAAGTGGCTGGTTGCCGCAGGATCTGCTGGAGGAAGTGCAGGTACATCAGTGGCTGGCGAAAGCTGCCGGGGAGATCCGCTACGGCGTTGCCTCTGCGCGGCTGATTAAACAGTTCAATGCGCAGGAAAATTATGATTCAGCCGTTCAGGTGGCGAAGAAGTTTTTACCCACACTGGAGGCTCATCTGAGTGAACGCCTGTGGCTGGCAGGCGAGCGTGCGACCATTGCCGATCTGGCCTGCTATGCCTATGTTGCCTGTGCGCCAGAAGGGGGTATCCGGCTGGAACCTTATCCTGCAATTAACAGCTGGCTCCGGCGGATTGCGGCGCTGCCAGGTTTTATCCCGCTGCCGTCACTGCCGTTGCCTGCGGAAGTGTGA